One stretch of Cololabis saira isolate AMF1-May2022 chromosome 15, fColSai1.1, whole genome shotgun sequence DNA includes these proteins:
- the LOC133461287 gene encoding C-type lectin domain family 6 member A-like isoform X1, which produces MSTEIQTAPDLRVKFSRGVHRYGRDQDQCEIETLDEGNQHSDQDLQRTEKNNKKNLPAVKRNCFRVFNVFLGVFYLLVLVGFIIRSILLTLEVNQLKTKLIQLNNYNQLLNNVSGECPEGWRRFGSSFYKKFTESKTWSESRRECEKRGADLVIISSKEEQDFVGQLDTNENSWIGLKAEWSQSKQIFEWKWVDGSPLTTTFWAAGWSQHQYNQQQYPALCCTTEGKWKSSYYNTNKNWICEKKKQDFIV; this is translated from the exons ATGTCAACAGAAATTCAAACTGCACCAGATTTGAGAGTAAAATTCAGCAGAGGGGTTCATAGATATGGAAGAGACCAAGATCAATGTGAAATAGAGACGTTGGACGAAGGAAACCAACACTCTGATCAGGACTTACAACGAACTG agaaaaacaacaagaagaaCCTCCCAGCTGTGAAAAGAAACTGTTTCAGAGTTTTCAACGTGTTCCTGGGAGTGTTTTatcttctggttctggttggatTCATCATACGCT CTATTTTACTCACCTTGGAAGTCAACCAGCTGAAGACCAAACTCATCCAACTGAATAACTACAATCAGCTGCTCAACAATGTTTCTG GAGAGTGTCCTGAAGGATGGAGAAGATTTGGATCCAGTTTTTACAAAAAATTCACTGAGAGTAAAACTTGGTCTGAGAGCAGGAGGGAGTGTGAGAAAAGAGGAGCTGATCTGGTGATCATAAGCAGCAAAGAGGAGCAG GATTTTGTGGGACAACTGGACACAAATGAAAACTCCTGGATTGGTCTGAAAGCTGAATGGTCACAAAGTAAACAGATATTTGAATGGAAATGGGTGGACGGATCACCACTGACAACAAC GTTCTGGGCTGCAGGATGGTCTCAACATCAGTATAACCAACAACAATATCCTGCACTGTGTTGTACTACTGAAGGGAAATGGAAATCTTCATATTACAATACCAATAAAAACTGGATCtgtgagaagaaaaaacaagatttcATTGTTTAA
- the LOC133461287 gene encoding C-type lectin domain family 4 member A-like isoform X2, whose product MSTEIQTAPDLRVKFSRGVHRYGRDQDQCEIETLDEGNQHSDQDLQRTEKNNKKNLPAVKRNCFRVFNVFLGVFYLLVLVGFIIRSILLTLEVNQLKTKLIQLNNYNQLLNNVSGECPEGWRRFGSSFYKKFTESKTWSESRRECEKRGADLVIISSKEEQDFVGQLDTNENSWIGLKAEWSQSKQIFEWKWVDGSPLTTTTTAE is encoded by the exons ATGTCAACAGAAATTCAAACTGCACCAGATTTGAGAGTAAAATTCAGCAGAGGGGTTCATAGATATGGAAGAGACCAAGATCAATGTGAAATAGAGACGTTGGACGAAGGAAACCAACACTCTGATCAGGACTTACAACGAACTG agaaaaacaacaagaagaaCCTCCCAGCTGTGAAAAGAAACTGTTTCAGAGTTTTCAACGTGTTCCTGGGAGTGTTTTatcttctggttctggttggatTCATCATACGCT CTATTTTACTCACCTTGGAAGTCAACCAGCTGAAGACCAAACTCATCCAACTGAATAACTACAATCAGCTGCTCAACAATGTTTCTG GAGAGTGTCCTGAAGGATGGAGAAGATTTGGATCCAGTTTTTACAAAAAATTCACTGAGAGTAAAACTTGGTCTGAGAGCAGGAGGGAGTGTGAGAAAAGAGGAGCTGATCTGGTGATCATAAGCAGCAAAGAGGAGCAG GATTTTGTGGGACAACTGGACACAAATGAAAACTCCTGGATTGGTCTGAAAGCTGAATGGTCACAAAGTAAACAGATATTTGAATGGAAATGGGTGGACGGATCACCACTGACAACAAC AACAACAGCAGAATGA
- the LOC133461366 gene encoding uncharacterized protein LOC133461366: MIFTQNTTIRENIVRTTTDNGSNFLKAFRVYGQTEENNNPEPVGEGDGEEHDGGQNDDDEEEESFEGVEFVDTGALLDEDDYLEYQLPKHHRCACHLLNLVSTVDASKAEVTSLYNRVSRSTFAKCSSLWNKSSRSTIACEVIEDHCKLQLIRPVATRWNSLFSAVERIVRITKEQGEGALAAVCSELDTPKFTPVELAFLAEYAKTMSPVAKALDVLQGETSVQMGWLVPTITLLRTKLQHLQVTSKFCEPLIAAVVSGLEKRFGEMLADPELIAAAILVPKFKTCWTSDENILKLGLDYIRSHLDCHAENQVSEGSPSSEEEDFFSSLKKTKRPSSWMRTWGAPETR, translated from the exons ATGATATTCACACAGAATACAACAATCAGAGAGAATATTGTTCGCACTACCACTGACAACGGATCAAACTTCCTGAAAGCCTTCAGAGTTTATGGGCAGACTGAAGAGAACAATAATCCTGAACCGGTAGGAGAGGGTGATGGAGAAGAGCATGATGGTGGCCAAAATGATGACGATGAAGAAGAGGAAAGCTTTGAAGGTGTTGAATTTGTTGATACCGGAGCCCTGTTGGACGAAGATGACTACTTGGAATACCAGCTGCCCAAGCACCATCGCTGCGCCTGCCACCTCCTCAATTTAGTGTCCACAGTTGATGCTTCAAAAGCAGAGGTCACCTCATTGTATAATCGTGTGTCAAGGTCCACATTTGCCAAATGCTCTAGCCTGTGGAACAAAAGTTCAAGATCAACCATCGCATGTGAAGTAATTGAAGACCATTGCAAACTCCAACTCATAAGGCCTGTTGCTACGAGGTGGAATTCACTCTTCTCAGCAGTAGAAAGAATAGTGCGAATAACAAAAGAACAAGGTGAAGGAGCCCTTGCAGCTGTCTGCAGTGAACTAGATACACCTAA GTTTACTCCAGTGGAACTTGCATTTCTTGCAGAGTATGCAAAGACAATGAGCCCAGTTGCAAAGGCACTTGATGTTCTCCAGGGAGAAACCAGTGTGCAGATGGGATGGTTGGTCCCCACCATAACTCTCCTAAGGACCAAGCTCCAGCACCTTCAAGTCACCTCCAAGTTCTGTGAGCCTTTGATCGCTGCAGttgtttcaggccttgaaaaacGTTTCGGAGAGATGCTTGCAGATCCAGAGCTGATAGCCGCAGCCATTCTAGTTCCCAAATTTAAGACCTGCTGGACAAGTGACGAAAATATACTCAAACTTG GTCTTGACTATATCAGAAGCCACTTGGACTGTCATGCCGAGAATCAAGTCAGCGAAGGCTCCCCGTCCTCTGAGGAAGAGGACTTCTTTTCCTCCTTGAAGAAGACGAAACGACCCAGCAGTTGGATGCGTACCTGGGGTGCCCCGGAGACACGGTAG